GGGCCGCCGCATGATCGCCGCGGTCAGGGCGAAGAGTGCGGCGGCTCCCGCGAGGGCGACCGGTAGGCCGGCCACGTGGGCGACGAGCGTGATCAGCAACCCGCAGACCACCTCGCCGAGGTACTCGGCCTGCGCGAGGAACGAGTGCGTGGTCGCCCGTACGTCGCTCGTGGTGCGCGCGTTGACCCAGATCATCGAGATCACCCGGGTGAGCGGTACGGCGATCCCGGACACGAGGATCAGCGCCGCGGCGGCGCTGATCGCGTTCGGCGCGAACGCCAGCCCGATCGCGCCGGCGGTGCCGACCACCGCCGCGACGCCGTACGAGTGCCGCGCGTGTTCCCCGTCGAGGCGGCGTGCCCCGATCCGCAGGGCCACCGCGCCGAGGACGAGGGCGACGAAACCCAACCCGGTGAACCAGATGATCGGGTCGAGCCGGATCGGCAGGCCCAGCTCCAGCAGCTGTTTCGGTGCGAGCCGCCCGGCGGCGTCGGTAGCTCCGTTGATCAGGAAGGTCGCCAGGAAGATCCGCAGCAGGTCCGGGCTGCCGCGGACCAGGCTGAGTCCGCGGCGGAACGTCGTCCACGATGCCGCCCACCGAGGGCCGGTGGCCGGGACGAACCGTTCCTCGCTGAAGCGGGCGACGACGTACAGGCTCAGCAACAGCATCGCCACGCCGGCTCCGACGATCGCCACGTCACGCCGGGTCGCCCAGGCGAGGGCTCCGATCACCACCAGCCCGGTCGCCGCGCCGGAGAGCTGAGCGCGGGCGGTCCGGGCGAGCACGAAGGAGATGCGATCAGGGGCGTCCAGCTCGTCGGTGATCCAGGCGATGTCCGAACCGCTCGCGAAGGTCCACGCGAGTCCCCACAGCACCTGCGTTGCCAGCAGCAACGGGAACGACGTGACGAGTCCGGTCGCCAGCATGGCCGTCCCCATCAGGACCTGCGAGACGACCAGCGACCACTTCCGGCTGACCGTGTCGGCCAGTACGCCGGCCGGCACCTCGCAGCACAGCGCGAAGATCCCCTGAACGGCCCCGATGGCGACGATCTGGGCAGCGCTCAGCCCGGCGTCGAGCACCAGGTAGACCGAGGTGACGAGCCACCAGCCGTTGTGCAGCACGGCGCGGACCCAGTTCCACCGGACGAACGCGCGGGTCAGCACGTCCTGCCGCGAACTGGCCACGCGGTAGTCGATCAGGCCACGGCGG
The Kribbella italica DNA segment above includes these coding regions:
- a CDS encoding MFS transporter, encoding MASSRQDVLTRAFVRWNWVRAVLHNGWWLVTSVYLVLDAGLSAAQIVAIGAVQGIFALCCEVPAGVLADTVSRKWSLVVSQVLMGTAMLATGLVTSFPLLLATQVLWGLAWTFASGSDIAWITDELDAPDRISFVLARTARAQLSGAATGLVVIGALAWATRRDVAIVGAGVAMLLLSLYVVARFSEERFVPATGPRWAASWTTFRRGLSLVRGSPDLLRIFLATFLINGATDAAGRLAPKQLLELGLPIRLDPIIWFTGLGFVALVLGAVALRIGARRLDGEHARHSYGVAAVVGTAGAIGLAFAPNAISAAAALILVSGIAVPLTRVISMIWVNARTTSDVRATTHSFLAQAEYLGEVVCGLLITLVAHVAGLPVALAGAAALFALTAAIMRRPAV